In one Brienomyrus brachyistius isolate T26 chromosome 7, BBRACH_0.4, whole genome shotgun sequence genomic region, the following are encoded:
- the LOC125746770 gene encoding uncharacterized protein LOC125746770 isoform X47, with the protein MMALGVNLMVICLVVVHYTDVGRSAGIGFPVKCDLGAGSSGTSSGPSEVQVAKSTSGSKEGTASYLTGTVGSQSGQGSFQYVAVQPDSGPIGRYASTVFVDFGRVQGQVVSQQGLTGSQQLGSGQGYAGAQQQLYQGQTSAQQPGSKQSYTTAQQLTSQQGLTGSQQLGSGQGYAGAQQQWSQGQTSAQQPGSKQSYTTAQQLASQQGLTGSQQLGSGQGAVGAQQQWSQALTSAQQLASQQGPTGSQQLGSGQGYAGAQQQWSQALTTAQQLASQQGLTGSQQLGSGQGYAGAQQQWSQGQTSAQQPGSKQSYTTAQQLASQQGLTGSQQLGSGQGAVGAQQQWSQGLTTAQQQWSQGLTSAQQPGSKQSYTTAQQLASQQGPTGSQQLGSGQGYAGAQQQWSQALTTAQQLASQQGLTSAQQPGFKQSYSTAQQLASQQGLTGSQQLGSGQGCAGAQQQWSQALTSAQQLASQQGLTGSQQLGSGQGYAGAQQQWSQALTTAQQLASQQGLTSAQQPGSKQSYTTAQQLASQQGLTGSQQLGSGQGYVGAQQQWSQGQTSAQQPGSKQSYTTAQQLASQQGLTGSQQLGSGQGYVGAQQQWSQGLTSAQQPGSKQSYTTAQQLASQQGLTGSQQLGSGQGYVGAQQQWSQGQTSAQQPGSKQSYTTAQQLASQQGLTGSQQLGSGQGYVGAQQQWSQGLTTAQQLASQQGLTGSQQLGSGQGYAGAQQQWSQGLTSAQQPGSKQSYTTAQQLASQQGLTGSQQLGSGQGYAGAQQQWSQGLTSAQQPGSKQSYTTAQQLASQQGLTGSQQLGSGQGFAGAQQLASRQGNCSSWTLYQKGVGSQQDYPTDQGLVSQQGSGTAVSLVSGQTFGSIQGFGSQAAWSSGSAKGEYQLGSALAPSALNPGRG; encoded by the exons ATGATGGCGCTTGGAGTTAATTTAAT GGTGATTTGCTTGGTGGTTGTCCACTACACTGATGTGGGACGGA GCGCTGGCATTGGATTTCCTGTGAAATGCGACTTGGGTGCTGGGTCTTCTGGCACCAGCTCTGGTCCCAGTGAGGTGCAAGTGGCAAAAAGCACCTCTGGTTCTAAGGAAGGCACTGCATCATACTTAACTGGCACTGTAGGTTCCCAGAGTGGCCAAGGATCTTTCCAATATGTGGCAGTCCAGCCTGACTCTGGCCCTATTGGTAGATATGCTTCTACAGTATTTGTTGACTTCGGTAGGGTACAGGGGCAAGTAGTGTCCCAGCAAGGCCTAACTGGTTCCCAGCAGCTAGGATCAGGACAGGGTTATGCTGGTGCCCAGCAGCAATTATACCAAGGCCAAACCAGTGCCCAGCAAC CTGGTTCTAAGCAGAGCTACACCACTGCCCAGCAGCTGACCTCTCAGCAAGGCCTAACTGGTTCCCAGCAGCTAGGATCAGGACAGGGTTATGCTGGTGCCCAGCAGCAATGGTCCCAAGGCCAAACCAGTGCCCAGCAACCTGGTTCTAAGCAGAGCTACACCACtgcccagcagctggcctctcagCAAGGCCTAACTGGTTCCCAGCAGCTAGGATCAGGACAGGGTGCTGTTGGTGCCCAGCAGCAATGGTCCCAGGCCTTAACCAGTGCCCAGCAGCTGGCATCTCAGCAAGGCCCAACTGGTTCCCAGCAACTAGGTTCAGGACAGGGTTATGCTGGTGCCCAGCAGCAATGGTCCCAAGCCTTAACCACtgcccagcagctggc CTCTCAGCAAGGCCTAACTGGTTCCCAGCAGCTAGGATCAGGACAGGGTTATGCTGGTGCCCAGCAGCAATGGTCCCAAGGCCAAACCAGTGCCCAGCAACCTGGTTCTAAGCAGAGCTACACCACtgcccagcagctggcctctcagCAAGGCCTAACTGGTTCCCAGCAGCTAGGATCAGGACAGGGTGCTGTTGGTGCCCAGCAGCAATGGTCCCAAGGCTTAACCACTGCCCAGCAGCAATGGTCCCAAGGCCTAACCAGTGCCCAGCAACCTGGTTCTAAGCAGAGCTACACCACTGCCCAACAGCTGGCATCTCAGCAAGGCCCAACTGGTTCCCAGCAACTAGGTTCAGGACAGGGTTATGCTGGTGCCCAGCAGCAATGGTCCCAAGCCTTAACCACtgcccagcagctggcctctcagCAAGGCCTAACCAGTGCCCAGCAACCTGGTTTTAAGCAGAGCTACTCCACtgcccagcagctggcctctcagCAAGGCCTAACTGGTTCCCAGCAGCTAGGATCAGGACAGGGTTGTGCTGGTGCCCAGCAGCAATGGTCCCAGGCCTTAACCAGtgcccagcagctggcctctcagCAAGGCCTAACAGGTTCCCAGCAGCTAGGATCAGGACAGGGTTATGCTGGTGCCCAGCAGCAATGGTCCCAAGCCTTAACCACTGCCCAGCAGCTCGCCTCTCAGCAAGGCCTAACCAGTGCCCAGCAACCTGGTTCTAAGCAGAGCTACACCACTGCCCAGCAGCTGGCATCTCAGCAAGGCCTAACTGGTTCCCAGCAGCTAGGATCAGGACAGGGTTATGTTGGTGCCCAGCAGCAATGGTCCCAAGGCCAAACCAGTGCCCAGCAACCTGGTTCTAAGCAGAGCTACACCACTGCCCAGCAGCTGGCATCTCAGCAAG GCCTAACTGGTTCCCAGCAGCTAGGATCAGGACAGGGTTATGTTGGTGCCCAGCAGCAATGGTCCCAAGGCTTAACCAGTGCCCAGCAACCTGGTTCTAAGCAGAGCTACACCACTGCCCAGCAGCTGGCATCTCAGCAAGGCCTAACTGGTTCCCAGCAGCTAGGATCAGGACAGGGTTATGTTGGTGCCCAGCAGCAATGGTCCCAAGGCCAAACCAGTGCCCAGCAACCTGGTTCTAAGCAGAGCTACACCACtgcccagcagctggcctctcagCAAGGCCTAACTGGTTCCCAGCAGCTAGGATCAGGACAGGGTTATGTTGGTGCCCAGCAGCAATGGTCCCAAGGCTTAACCACTGCCCAGCAGCTGGCATCTCAGCAAGGCCTAACTGGTTCCCAGCAGCTAGGATCAGGACAGGGTTATGCTGGTGCCCAGCAGCAATGGTCCCAAGGCTTAACCAGTGCCCAGCAACCTGGTTCTAAGCAGAGCTACACCACTGCCCAGCAGCTGGCATCTCAGCAAGGCCTAACTGGTTCCCAGCAGCTAGGATCAGGACAGGGTTATGCTGGTGCCCAGCAGCAATGGTCCCAAGGCTTAACCAGTGCCCAGCAACCTGGTTCTAAGCAGAGCTATACCACTGCCCAGCAGCTGGCATCTCAGCAAGGCCTAACTGGTTCCCAGCAGCTAGGATCAGGACAGGGTTTTGCTGGtgcccagcagctggcctctcgGCAAGGCAACTGCAGTAGCTGGACCCTCTACCAGAAGGGTGTAGGGTCTCAGCAGGACTACCCCACTGACCAAGGCCTAGTATCCCAGCAGGGCTCTGGAACCGCAGTCAGTTTGGTTTCTGGCCAGACCTTTGGGTCTATTCAAGGCTTTGGTTCCCAGGCTGCCTGGAGTAGTGGGTCTGCAAAGGGAGAGTACCAGCTTGGCTCAGCCTTGGCTCCAAGTGCACTCAACCCTGGAAGAGGTTGA
- the LOC125746770 gene encoding uncharacterized protein LOC125746770 isoform X29, which yields MMALGVNLMVICLVVVHYTDVGRSAGIGFPVKCDLGAGSSGTSSGPSEVQVAKSTSGSKEGTASYLTGTVGSQSGQGSFQYVAVQPDSGPIGRYASTVFVDFGRVQGQVVSQQGLTGSQQLGSGQGYAGAQQQLYQGQTSAQQPGSKQSYTTAQQLASQQGLTGSQQLGSGQGYAGAQQQWSQALTSAQQPGSKQSYTTAQQLASQQGPTGSQQLGSGQGYAGAQQQWSQALTTAQQLASQQGLTSAQQPGSKQSYSTAQQLASQQGLTGSQQLGSGQGYAGAQQQWSQGQTSAQQPGSKQSYTTAQQLASQQGLTGSQQLGSGQGAVGAQQQWSQALTSAQQLASQQGPTGSQQLGSGQGYAGAQQQWSQALTTAQQLASQQGLTGSQQLGSGQGYAGAQQQWSQGQTSAQQPGSKQSYTTAQQLASQQGLTGSQQLGSGQGAVGAQQQWSQGLTTAQQQWSQGLTSAQQPGSKQSYTTAQQLASQQGPTGSQQLGSGQGYAGAQQQWSQALTTAQQLASQQGLTSAQQPGFKQSYSTAQQLASQQGLTGSQQLGSGQGCAGAQQQWSQALTSAQQLASQQGLTGSQQLGSGQGYAGAQQQWSQALTTAQQLASQQGLTSAQQPGSKQSYTTAQQLASQQGLTGSQQLGSGQGYVGAQQQWSQGQTSAQQPGSKQSYTTAQQLASQQGLTGSQQLGSGQGYVGAQQQWSQGLTSAQQPGSKQSYTTAQQLASQQGLTGSQQLGSGQGYVGAQQQWSQGQTSAQQPGSKQSYTTAQQLASQQGLTGSQQLGSGQGYVGAQQQWSQGLTTAQQLASQQGLTGSQQLGSGQGYAGAQQQWSQGLTSAQQPGSKQSYTTAQQLASQQGLTGSQQLGSGQGYAGAQQQWSQGLTSAQQPGSKQSYTTAQQLASQQGLTGSQQLGSGQGFAGAQQLASRQGNCSSWTLYQKGVGSQQDYPTDQGLVSQQGSGTAVSLVSGQTFGSIQGFGSQAAWSSGSAKGEYQLGSALAPSALNPGRG from the exons ATGATGGCGCTTGGAGTTAATTTAAT GGTGATTTGCTTGGTGGTTGTCCACTACACTGATGTGGGACGGA GCGCTGGCATTGGATTTCCTGTGAAATGCGACTTGGGTGCTGGGTCTTCTGGCACCAGCTCTGGTCCCAGTGAGGTGCAAGTGGCAAAAAGCACCTCTGGTTCTAAGGAAGGCACTGCATCATACTTAACTGGCACTGTAGGTTCCCAGAGTGGCCAAGGATCTTTCCAATATGTGGCAGTCCAGCCTGACTCTGGCCCTATTGGTAGATATGCTTCTACAGTATTTGTTGACTTCGGTAGGGTACAGGGGCAAGTAGTGTCCCAGCAAGGCCTAACTGGTTCCCAGCAGCTAGGATCAGGACAGGGTTATGCTGGTGCCCAGCAGCAATTATACCAAGGCCAAACCAGTGCCCAGCAAC CTGGTTCTAAGCAGAGCTACACCACtgcccagcagctggcctctcagCAAGGCCTAACTGGTTCCCAGCAGCTAGGCTCAGGACAGGGTTATGCTGGTGCCCAACAGCAATGGTCCCAGGCCTTAACCAGTGCCCAGCAAC CTGGTTCTAAGCAGAGCTACACCACTGCCCAACAGCTGGCATCTCAGCAAGGCCCAACTGGTTCCCAGCAACTAGGTTCAGGACAGGGTTATGCTGGTGCCCAGCAGCAATGGTCCCAAGCCTTAACCACtgcccagcagctggcctctcagCAAGGCCTAACCAGTGCCCAGCAACCTGGTTCTAAGCAGAGCTACTCCACtgcccagcagctggc CTCTCAGCAAGGCCTAACTGGTTCCCAGCAGCTAGGATCAGGACAGGGTTATGCTGGTGCCCAGCAGCAATGGTCCCAAGGCCAAACCAGTGCCCAGCAACCTGGTTCTAAGCAGAGCTACACCACtgcccagcagctggcctctcagCAAGGCCTAACTGGTTCCCAGCAGCTAGGATCAGGACAGGGTGCTGTTGGTGCCCAGCAGCAATGGTCCCAGGCCTTAACCAGTGCCCAGCAGCTGGCATCTCAGCAAGGCCCAACTGGTTCCCAGCAACTAGGTTCAGGACAGGGTTATGCTGGTGCCCAGCAGCAATGGTCCCAAGCCTTAACCACtgcccagcagctggc CTCTCAGCAAGGCCTAACTGGTTCCCAGCAGCTAGGATCAGGACAGGGTTATGCTGGTGCCCAGCAGCAATGGTCCCAAGGCCAAACCAGTGCCCAGCAACCTGGTTCTAAGCAGAGCTACACCACtgcccagcagctggcctctcagCAAGGCCTAACTGGTTCCCAGCAGCTAGGATCAGGACAGGGTGCTGTTGGTGCCCAGCAGCAATGGTCCCAAGGCTTAACCACTGCCCAGCAGCAATGGTCCCAAGGCCTAACCAGTGCCCAGCAACCTGGTTCTAAGCAGAGCTACACCACTGCCCAACAGCTGGCATCTCAGCAAGGCCCAACTGGTTCCCAGCAACTAGGTTCAGGACAGGGTTATGCTGGTGCCCAGCAGCAATGGTCCCAAGCCTTAACCACtgcccagcagctggcctctcagCAAGGCCTAACCAGTGCCCAGCAACCTGGTTTTAAGCAGAGCTACTCCACtgcccagcagctggcctctcagCAAGGCCTAACTGGTTCCCAGCAGCTAGGATCAGGACAGGGTTGTGCTGGTGCCCAGCAGCAATGGTCCCAGGCCTTAACCAGtgcccagcagctggcctctcagCAAGGCCTAACAGGTTCCCAGCAGCTAGGATCAGGACAGGGTTATGCTGGTGCCCAGCAGCAATGGTCCCAAGCCTTAACCACTGCCCAGCAGCTCGCCTCTCAGCAAGGCCTAACCAGTGCCCAGCAACCTGGTTCTAAGCAGAGCTACACCACTGCCCAGCAGCTGGCATCTCAGCAAGGCCTAACTGGTTCCCAGCAGCTAGGATCAGGACAGGGTTATGTTGGTGCCCAGCAGCAATGGTCCCAAGGCCAAACCAGTGCCCAGCAACCTGGTTCTAAGCAGAGCTACACCACTGCCCAGCAGCTGGCATCTCAGCAAG GCCTAACTGGTTCCCAGCAGCTAGGATCAGGACAGGGTTATGTTGGTGCCCAGCAGCAATGGTCCCAAGGCTTAACCAGTGCCCAGCAACCTGGTTCTAAGCAGAGCTACACCACTGCCCAGCAGCTGGCATCTCAGCAAGGCCTAACTGGTTCCCAGCAGCTAGGATCAGGACAGGGTTATGTTGGTGCCCAGCAGCAATGGTCCCAAGGCCAAACCAGTGCCCAGCAACCTGGTTCTAAGCAGAGCTACACCACtgcccagcagctggcctctcagCAAGGCCTAACTGGTTCCCAGCAGCTAGGATCAGGACAGGGTTATGTTGGTGCCCAGCAGCAATGGTCCCAAGGCTTAACCACTGCCCAGCAGCTGGCATCTCAGCAAGGCCTAACTGGTTCCCAGCAGCTAGGATCAGGACAGGGTTATGCTGGTGCCCAGCAGCAATGGTCCCAAGGCTTAACCAGTGCCCAGCAACCTGGTTCTAAGCAGAGCTACACCACTGCCCAGCAGCTGGCATCTCAGCAAGGCCTAACTGGTTCCCAGCAGCTAGGATCAGGACAGGGTTATGCTGGTGCCCAGCAGCAATGGTCCCAAGGCTTAACCAGTGCCCAGCAACCTGGTTCTAAGCAGAGCTATACCACTGCCCAGCAGCTGGCATCTCAGCAAGGCCTAACTGGTTCCCAGCAGCTAGGATCAGGACAGGGTTTTGCTGGtgcccagcagctggcctctcgGCAAGGCAACTGCAGTAGCTGGACCCTCTACCAGAAGGGTGTAGGGTCTCAGCAGGACTACCCCACTGACCAAGGCCTAGTATCCCAGCAGGGCTCTGGAACCGCAGTCAGTTTGGTTTCTGGCCAGACCTTTGGGTCTATTCAAGGCTTTGGTTCCCAGGCTGCCTGGAGTAGTGGGTCTGCAAAGGGAGAGTACCAGCTTGGCTCAGCCTTGGCTCCAAGTGCACTCAACCCTGGAAGAGGTTGA
- the LOC125746770 gene encoding uncharacterized protein LOC125746770 isoform X40, translating into MMALGVNLMVICLVVVHYTDVGRSAGIGFPVKCDLGAGSSGTSSGPSEVQVAKSTSGSKEGTASYLTGTVGSQSGQGSFQYVAVQPDSGPIGRYASTVFVDFGRVQGQVVSQQGLTGSQQLGSGQGYAGAQQQLYQGQTSAQQPGSKQSYTTAQQLASQQGLTGSQQLGSGQGYAGAQQQWSQALTSAQQPGFKQSYTSAQQLASQQGLTGSQQLGSGQGYAGAQQQWSQGQTSAQQPGSKQSYTTAQQLASQQGLTGSQQLGSGQGAVGAQQQWSQALTSAQQLASQQGPTGSQQLGSGQGYAGAQQQWSQALTTAQQLASQQGLTGSQQLGSGQGYAGAQQQWSQGQTSAQQPGSKQSYTTAQQLASQQGLTGSQQLGSGQGAVGAQQQWSQGLTTAQQQWSQGLTSAQQPGSKQSYTTAQQLASQQGPTGSQQLGSGQGYAGAQQQWSQALTTAQQLASQQGLTSAQQPGFKQSYSTAQQLASQQGLTGSQQLGSGQGCAGAQQQWSQALTSAQQLASQQGLTGSQQLGSGQGYAGAQQQWSQALTTAQQLASQQGLTSAQQPGSKQSYTTAQQLASQQGLTGSQQLGSGQGYVGAQQQWSQGQTSAQQPGSKQSYTTAQQLASQQGLTGSQQLGSGQGYVGAQQQWSQGLTSAQQPGSKQSYTTAQQLASQQGLTGSQQLGSGQGYVGAQQQWSQGQTSAQQPGSKQSYTTAQQLASQQGLTGSQQLGSGQGYVGAQQQWSQGLTTAQQLASQQGLTGSQQLGSGQGYAGAQQQWSQGLTSAQQPGSKQSYTTAQQLASQQGLTGSQQLGSGQGYAGAQQQWSQGLTSAQQPGSKQSYTTAQQLASQQGLTGSQQLGSGQGFAGAQQLASRQGNCSSWTLYQKGVGSQQDYPTDQGLVSQQGSGTAVSLVSGQTFGSIQGFGSQAAWSSGSAKGEYQLGSALAPSALNPGRG; encoded by the exons ATGATGGCGCTTGGAGTTAATTTAAT GGTGATTTGCTTGGTGGTTGTCCACTACACTGATGTGGGACGGA GCGCTGGCATTGGATTTCCTGTGAAATGCGACTTGGGTGCTGGGTCTTCTGGCACCAGCTCTGGTCCCAGTGAGGTGCAAGTGGCAAAAAGCACCTCTGGTTCTAAGGAAGGCACTGCATCATACTTAACTGGCACTGTAGGTTCCCAGAGTGGCCAAGGATCTTTCCAATATGTGGCAGTCCAGCCTGACTCTGGCCCTATTGGTAGATATGCTTCTACAGTATTTGTTGACTTCGGTAGGGTACAGGGGCAAGTAGTGTCCCAGCAAGGCCTAACTGGTTCCCAGCAGCTAGGATCAGGACAGGGTTATGCTGGTGCCCAGCAGCAATTATACCAAGGCCAAACCAGTGCCCAGCAAC CTGGTTCTAAGCAGAGCTACACCACtgcccagcagctggcctctcagCAAGGCCTAACTGGTTCCCAGCAGCTAGGCTCAGGACAGGGTTATGCTGGTGCCCAACAGCAATGGTCCCAGGCCTTAACCAGTGCCCAGCAACCTGGTTTTAAGCAGAGTTACACTAGtgcccagcagctggc CTCTCAGCAAGGCCTAACTGGTTCCCAGCAGCTAGGATCAGGACAGGGTTATGCTGGTGCCCAGCAGCAATGGTCCCAAGGCCAAACCAGTGCCCAGCAACCTGGTTCTAAGCAGAGCTACACCACtgcccagcagctggcctctcagCAAGGCCTAACTGGTTCCCAGCAGCTAGGATCAGGACAGGGTGCTGTTGGTGCCCAGCAGCAATGGTCCCAGGCCTTAACCAGTGCCCAGCAGCTGGCATCTCAGCAAGGCCCAACTGGTTCCCAGCAACTAGGTTCAGGACAGGGTTATGCTGGTGCCCAGCAGCAATGGTCCCAAGCCTTAACCACtgcccagcagctggc CTCTCAGCAAGGCCTAACTGGTTCCCAGCAGCTAGGATCAGGACAGGGTTATGCTGGTGCCCAGCAGCAATGGTCCCAAGGCCAAACCAGTGCCCAGCAACCTGGTTCTAAGCAGAGCTACACCACtgcccagcagctggcctctcagCAAGGCCTAACTGGTTCCCAGCAGCTAGGATCAGGACAGGGTGCTGTTGGTGCCCAGCAGCAATGGTCCCAAGGCTTAACCACTGCCCAGCAGCAATGGTCCCAAGGCCTAACCAGTGCCCAGCAACCTGGTTCTAAGCAGAGCTACACCACTGCCCAACAGCTGGCATCTCAGCAAGGCCCAACTGGTTCCCAGCAACTAGGTTCAGGACAGGGTTATGCTGGTGCCCAGCAGCAATGGTCCCAAGCCTTAACCACtgcccagcagctggcctctcagCAAGGCCTAACCAGTGCCCAGCAACCTGGTTTTAAGCAGAGCTACTCCACtgcccagcagctggcctctcagCAAGGCCTAACTGGTTCCCAGCAGCTAGGATCAGGACAGGGTTGTGCTGGTGCCCAGCAGCAATGGTCCCAGGCCTTAACCAGtgcccagcagctggcctctcagCAAGGCCTAACAGGTTCCCAGCAGCTAGGATCAGGACAGGGTTATGCTGGTGCCCAGCAGCAATGGTCCCAAGCCTTAACCACTGCCCAGCAGCTCGCCTCTCAGCAAGGCCTAACCAGTGCCCAGCAACCTGGTTCTAAGCAGAGCTACACCACTGCCCAGCAGCTGGCATCTCAGCAAGGCCTAACTGGTTCCCAGCAGCTAGGATCAGGACAGGGTTATGTTGGTGCCCAGCAGCAATGGTCCCAAGGCCAAACCAGTGCCCAGCAACCTGGTTCTAAGCAGAGCTACACCACTGCCCAGCAGCTGGCATCTCAGCAAG GCCTAACTGGTTCCCAGCAGCTAGGATCAGGACAGGGTTATGTTGGTGCCCAGCAGCAATGGTCCCAAGGCTTAACCAGTGCCCAGCAACCTGGTTCTAAGCAGAGCTACACCACTGCCCAGCAGCTGGCATCTCAGCAAGGCCTAACTGGTTCCCAGCAGCTAGGATCAGGACAGGGTTATGTTGGTGCCCAGCAGCAATGGTCCCAAGGCCAAACCAGTGCCCAGCAACCTGGTTCTAAGCAGAGCTACACCACtgcccagcagctggcctctcagCAAGGCCTAACTGGTTCCCAGCAGCTAGGATCAGGACAGGGTTATGTTGGTGCCCAGCAGCAATGGTCCCAAGGCTTAACCACTGCCCAGCAGCTGGCATCTCAGCAAGGCCTAACTGGTTCCCAGCAGCTAGGATCAGGACAGGGTTATGCTGGTGCCCAGCAGCAATGGTCCCAAGGCTTAACCAGTGCCCAGCAACCTGGTTCTAAGCAGAGCTACACCACTGCCCAGCAGCTGGCATCTCAGCAAGGCCTAACTGGTTCCCAGCAGCTAGGATCAGGACAGGGTTATGCTGGTGCCCAGCAGCAATGGTCCCAAGGCTTAACCAGTGCCCAGCAACCTGGTTCTAAGCAGAGCTATACCACTGCCCAGCAGCTGGCATCTCAGCAAGGCCTAACTGGTTCCCAGCAGCTAGGATCAGGACAGGGTTTTGCTGGtgcccagcagctggcctctcgGCAAGGCAACTGCAGTAGCTGGACCCTCTACCAGAAGGGTGTAGGGTCTCAGCAGGACTACCCCACTGACCAAGGCCTAGTATCCCAGCAGGGCTCTGGAACCGCAGTCAGTTTGGTTTCTGGCCAGACCTTTGGGTCTATTCAAGGCTTTGGTTCCCAGGCTGCCTGGAGTAGTGGGTCTGCAAAGGGAGAGTACCAGCTTGGCTCAGCCTTGGCTCCAAGTGCACTCAACCCTGGAAGAGGTTGA